Proteins from one Erysipelothrix larvae genomic window:
- the pheS gene encoding phenylalanine--tRNA ligase subunit alpha, translating into MELKEILSVGLEAIKNAQDLDALNEVRIKFLSKKGLVSSAMKSMKDLSAEERPAFGQLVNQLKQELEHALSETQAQLESIKLNQDMIAESIDITMPGHNWAIGNQNPLVGIQRQVEDIFREMGYSVVEGDEVELDLYNFERANIPQDHPAREMQDTFYIDPNTLLRSHTTAVQTRALEEYAPNIPVKVICPGKVYRRDEDDATHSHQFVQCEGLVVGHGVTLADLKGTLSLLAKRIFGETRTIRFRPSYFQFTEPSVEVDVSCPFCDSKGCSICKQTGYIEILGAGMVHPAVFKAAGYDDESLSGFAFGIGVERIAMLKYGITDIRSFYTNDKRFIDQFKRFE; encoded by the coding sequence ATGGAACTTAAAGAGATTTTAAGTGTTGGCCTTGAAGCAATAAAAAATGCTCAAGATCTTGATGCTTTAAATGAGGTTAGAATCAAATTCCTTAGTAAAAAAGGACTTGTTTCGAGTGCAATGAAATCAATGAAAGACTTATCAGCAGAAGAACGACCTGCATTTGGGCAACTCGTAAATCAACTGAAGCAAGAACTGGAGCATGCACTCAGTGAAACACAAGCTCAGCTTGAATCTATCAAATTGAACCAAGATATGATTGCAGAATCAATAGATATTACTATGCCAGGTCATAACTGGGCAATTGGAAATCAAAACCCTCTTGTAGGGATTCAAAGACAAGTTGAAGATATCTTTAGAGAAATGGGTTACTCAGTAGTTGAAGGGGATGAGGTTGAACTTGACTTGTATAACTTTGAACGCGCAAACATTCCTCAAGATCACCCAGCTCGTGAAATGCAAGATACATTTTACATTGATCCAAACACGTTGTTAAGATCACATACAACCGCAGTACAAACACGCGCTTTGGAAGAGTATGCACCAAATATACCTGTTAAAGTAATTTGCCCAGGTAAGGTGTACCGTCGTGATGAAGATGATGCAACACACTCCCACCAATTTGTTCAATGTGAAGGGCTTGTCGTAGGGCATGGTGTTACACTTGCTGATTTAAAAGGAACATTATCACTACTTGCAAAACGAATCTTTGGAGAAACACGTACGATTCGGTTTAGACCATCATATTTCCAATTTACTGAACCAAGTGTCGAAGTGGATGTATCGTGTCCATTTTGCGACTCTAAAGGGTGTTCAATCTGTAAACAAACAGGATATATCGAAATACTTGGAGCAGGTATGGTTCACCCAGCAGTCTTTAAAGCAGCTGGTTATGACGATGAATCACTCTCTGGATTTGCATTTGGAATTGGTGTAGAACGTATAGCTATGTTGAAATATGGTATCACAGATATTCGTTCGTTCTATACCAATGATAAACGATTCATTGATCAATTTAAGCGATTTGAGTAG
- the pheT gene encoding phenylalanine--tRNA ligase subunit beta — protein sequence MLISRKLLDRYVDLEGIPTLEIADALTNAGLEVEGISQLVKGTNLTVGYVETCVDHPDSDHLHVCTVNVGKEVLQIVCGAPNVAQGQTVIVALPGAVLPGITIKKSSVRGVESNGMICSLQELGVHEKFVEERFKDGIVALDKGEPGSDPRVALGLDDEIIDVSQTPNRSDFLSLFAVAHEVSALMNRKLTLPNYENAASVGSKTELTIHSDTPDCNLFIGKVINKVTIKDSPDWIKHALIGSGVKPINNVVDISNLVMLETGQPLHFYDRSFLNPLSLSVSSSISKTVTALDDKEYALELGDLVIMNGETPVGIAGIMGLGNSMIQHDTQGIVIEAARFNRVKVRKTANRFTLNTESSSRFSKPMDDLSAQKAVDRSVQLLIDYADAELIEETVVFGNTEYTPIKVSVSYNKINAYLGTNLSMDVVFNVFERLYFEPVVDEDTITCTIPSYRQDIFADVDLIEEVIRVVGYDVLGETLPLLDLTMGSLTPRQTTIRSIEKILLGLGADQINTYTLVEEAWTQGGESLENPIPLMSPISDKRTHLRTQLAPSVLDTIAYNVSRRQDNLLFFEHSKIYGNSTSYEKLAIVGTGTLNKVNWLKETVTLDFFALKGLFLSLVEQLGFQPRRFTFETKDFDETLFHPYQSASIYFDRKRIGVLGTIHPLKEKELGIKKTTLLEIYLDLLFASKKTAIKASDVRVHPTVTRDLALLCDKEVTAQALIQTIEKASRRLLLDVNVFDLFTSEKLGDQKSLAIELVLGSDHTLSETEIQTVMKDIQDKLVSNHNVSIR from the coding sequence ATGTTAATTAGTCGAAAATTATTAGATCGTTATGTAGATTTAGAAGGCATTCCTACACTTGAAATTGCGGATGCATTAACAAATGCAGGGCTTGAAGTTGAAGGAATCTCACAATTGGTAAAAGGAACAAACCTCACAGTAGGGTATGTAGAGACGTGTGTAGATCATCCAGATAGTGACCATTTACACGTATGCACTGTAAATGTTGGTAAGGAGGTTCTTCAAATTGTTTGTGGAGCACCTAATGTAGCTCAAGGACAAACAGTTATTGTTGCGCTTCCAGGAGCAGTTTTACCAGGGATCACAATCAAGAAATCATCAGTTCGTGGTGTTGAATCAAATGGAATGATTTGTTCACTTCAAGAATTGGGTGTTCATGAAAAATTTGTTGAAGAACGATTCAAAGATGGAATTGTGGCACTTGATAAGGGTGAACCTGGGAGTGATCCACGGGTTGCTTTGGGTTTAGATGATGAAATCATTGATGTAAGCCAAACACCAAATCGCTCAGATTTCTTGTCGTTATTCGCAGTTGCTCATGAAGTATCCGCGCTTATGAATCGTAAACTTACTTTACCAAACTACGAAAACGCAGCTTCTGTGGGTTCAAAAACAGAACTAACAATCCACTCAGACACTCCAGATTGCAATCTATTTATTGGTAAAGTAATTAATAAAGTCACCATCAAAGATTCACCAGATTGGATCAAACATGCATTAATAGGCAGTGGTGTAAAACCAATTAACAACGTTGTTGATATTTCAAATTTGGTCATGTTAGAAACAGGACAACCACTACACTTTTATGATCGTTCATTTTTGAATCCATTATCACTCAGTGTATCCAGTTCAATTAGTAAGACTGTCACTGCACTTGATGATAAAGAGTATGCACTTGAATTAGGTGACCTTGTCATCATGAATGGTGAGACACCAGTTGGAATCGCAGGTATCATGGGGTTGGGAAATTCTATGATTCAACATGATACACAAGGAATCGTAATTGAAGCAGCACGCTTTAATCGTGTCAAAGTTCGTAAAACTGCAAATCGCTTTACATTGAATACAGAATCTTCATCACGATTCTCAAAACCGATGGATGATCTAAGTGCTCAAAAAGCTGTTGATCGCTCAGTGCAACTGCTCATTGACTATGCGGACGCTGAATTAATCGAAGAAACAGTGGTATTTGGTAATACAGAGTACACGCCAATCAAAGTATCGGTTTCATATAATAAGATTAATGCATACCTAGGTACCAATCTCTCAATGGATGTTGTATTTAATGTGTTTGAACGCCTCTATTTCGAACCCGTAGTAGACGAAGATACAATTACATGTACCATTCCTTCATATCGCCAAGATATATTCGCAGATGTGGATTTAATTGAAGAAGTCATCCGTGTTGTCGGATATGACGTACTTGGTGAAACACTTCCACTCCTTGATTTAACAATGGGATCTTTAACACCACGTCAAACAACAATTCGCTCAATTGAGAAGATTTTACTTGGTCTTGGTGCAGATCAAATCAATACGTATACCTTGGTTGAAGAAGCATGGACTCAAGGTGGCGAGTCGCTTGAAAATCCAATTCCATTGATGAGTCCAATCAGCGACAAACGCACACATTTAAGAACACAATTAGCACCTTCAGTGCTTGATACGATTGCTTATAATGTATCACGTCGCCAGGATAATCTCTTGTTCTTTGAACACTCAAAAATATATGGAAATAGTACATCGTATGAAAAACTTGCCATCGTTGGAACAGGAACATTGAATAAGGTGAATTGGCTCAAAGAAACAGTAACATTAGATTTCTTTGCGCTTAAGGGATTATTCTTATCACTTGTTGAACAACTTGGATTCCAACCTCGTCGTTTTACTTTTGAGACAAAGGACTTTGATGAGACCTTGTTCCATCCATACCAAAGTGCTTCAATTTATTTTGACCGTAAACGCATTGGTGTTCTTGGAACCATTCATCCATTAAAAGAAAAAGAGTTGGGCATTAAAAAAACGACCTTATTAGAGATATATCTTGATCTACTGTTTGCTTCAAAGAAAACAGCAATTAAAGCATCTGATGTTCGCGTGCATCCAACTGTTACACGTGACTTAGCACTTTTATGTGATAAAGAAGTCACAGCACAAGCGCTTATTCAAACAATTGAAAAAGCATCACGTCGACTCTTGCTTGATGTGAATGTATTTGACTTGTTTACATCAGAGAAACTGGGTGATCAGAAATCGCTAGCTATAGAGCTAGTACTCGGTTCAGATCACACTTTAAGTGAGACAGAGATCCAAACTGTTATGAAAGACATTCAAGACAAACTGGTATCAAACCATAACGTCAGCATTCGATAG
- a CDS encoding YebC/PmpR family DNA-binding transcriptional regulator translates to MGRAFEVRKASMAKTSAAKAKVYSKFGKEIYMEAKNGVPDPEMNLSLKRIIDRARQQQVPADVINRAIDKAKGNDEADYHSVRYEGFGPNGSTFIVECLTDNDNRSVSEVRNAFTKSKGKMGVSGSVIHGYDHVGLIGISETDEEKVLDILFEAEVDLKDLEVEDGSMSIIVEPTDLYKTKDALEAALSIECEVVEITYLPHEEVSLDSDDDKMLFERLTNMLDECEDVQDVYHNVKTSDA, encoded by the coding sequence ATGGGAAGAGCATTTGAAGTAAGAAAAGCCTCAATGGCAAAAACATCAGCAGCAAAAGCAAAAGTTTATTCAAAATTTGGTAAAGAAATATATATGGAAGCCAAAAATGGTGTTCCTGATCCTGAAATGAACTTAAGCCTAAAACGCATTATTGATCGTGCACGTCAACAACAAGTCCCCGCAGATGTTATTAATCGTGCGATTGACAAAGCCAAAGGGAATGATGAGGCAGATTATCATTCAGTACGTTATGAAGGATTTGGTCCAAATGGGTCAACGTTCATTGTGGAATGTTTAACAGACAATGATAATCGTTCTGTAAGTGAAGTGCGAAATGCATTTACTAAATCCAAAGGTAAAATGGGTGTGAGTGGTTCTGTAATTCATGGATACGATCATGTTGGACTTATTGGTATTAGTGAAACAGATGAAGAAAAAGTGTTAGATATTCTTTTTGAAGCAGAAGTTGATTTAAAAGATTTAGAAGTTGAAGATGGAAGCATGTCAATTATTGTTGAACCAACTGATCTGTACAAAACAAAAGACGCACTTGAAGCAGCATTAAGCATTGAATGTGAAGTTGTGGAAATTACGTACCTTCCACACGAAGAAGTAAGTTTAGATTCAGATGATGATAAGATGCTCTTTGAACGCTTAACAAATATGCTTGATGAGTGTGAGGATGTCCAAGATGTTTATCACAATGTAAAAACTAGCGATGCATAA
- a CDS encoding YtxH domain-containing protein, whose amino-acid sequence MSNIFDKVKESLFGSGEKAKDVVEDGFDKAKDTVEDLGDKAKDVASDLKDKAEDVVDDLKDKAEGLKDKAEDFAEDVKDKVEDRLK is encoded by the coding sequence ATGTCGAACATCTTTGATAAAGTTAAGGAATCACTCTTTGGTTCTGGTGAAAAGGCTAAAGATGTGGTTGAAGACGGATTTGACAAAGCTAAAGATACAGTTGAAGATTTAGGGGATAAAGCAAAAGATGTTGCATCTGATTTAAAAGATAAAGCAGAAGACGTCGTTGATGACCTTAAAGACAAAGCTGAAGGCCTAAAAGATAAGGCTGAAGATTTCGCAGAAGATGTAAAAGATAAAGTAGAAGATCGGTTAAAATAA
- the deoD gene encoding purine-nucleoside phosphorylase, translated as MKIPTPHIGAKSVDEVAKTVLMPGDPLRAKYIAETYLTDVTCFNEVRGMLGYTGYYNGKRVSVMGSGMGIPSANIYYYELFSFYDVESIIRIGTAGGMQDYIGLRDVVIATAANTSSSIVKGKFEEINFAPTPDFGLLIKAVEIAKDMGVSYHVGTVLSGDEFYGELKKETRDKLIQYGTLAGEMESAGLYMTARRLNKKALALFTISDNADSAESSKDRETSYTQMMEIALKVATQEEK; from the coding sequence ATGAAAATTCCAACACCGCATATCGGTGCAAAAAGTGTTGATGAAGTTGCTAAAACTGTACTCATGCCCGGTGATCCTTTACGTGCAAAGTATATTGCAGAAACCTACTTAACTGATGTTACTTGTTTTAATGAAGTAAGAGGCATGTTAGGCTATACCGGTTATTATAATGGTAAACGGGTTTCAGTTATGGGATCGGGTATGGGAATTCCATCAGCAAATATTTATTATTACGAACTTTTCAGTTTTTATGACGTTGAATCAATTATTCGTATTGGTACTGCGGGAGGCATGCAAGATTATATCGGACTTCGTGACGTTGTGATTGCTACTGCGGCAAATACGAGCAGTAGTATTGTCAAAGGAAAATTCGAAGAAATTAATTTTGCTCCAACACCTGACTTTGGATTACTCATAAAAGCAGTTGAAATTGCAAAAGATATGGGAGTGTCATATCATGTTGGCACTGTTTTATCAGGTGATGAATTTTATGGGGAACTGAAGAAGGAAACCAGAGATAAGTTAATACAATACGGTACATTGGCAGGGGAAATGGAATCTGCAGGGTTATATATGACAGCAAGAAGACTCAATAAAAAAGCACTTGCGCTGTTCACGATTAGTGATAATGCTGATTCTGCTGAATCTTCTAAAGACCGAGAAACATCGTATACGCAAATGATGGAGATTGCACTAAAGGTCGCAACTCAAGAGGAGAAATAA
- a CDS encoding BMP family ABC transporter substrate-binding protein, producing MKNIRKFIVLLLVLITFTACGNSDNGNNEIPKVALLIGNRGDMSFNDSAVRGVEKAGKDFEVDVKVIEYGHETDKFETTFVDTAETGYDVIITGSSFVDYIENHSATYPNTTFIIFDGEVDYTNGKNKNVNSIIYSANEASYVGGYLSAKLSETGVIGFLGGQEAPIINDFLVGFIQGAKEANPNVKVAVSFVGNYNDSSKGKELSLAMHNQKADMIFNVAGGAGVGLIEAADESKFYVLGVDSDQAMIYDASGKLNFAKVIPTSVMKNVDESLYRAIDLYLKKELNIGGKDTLGLKENGVGIAENKYYEEMVSQELRDEVKALLGRITSGEIKVDTAYGKTTDEITTIRDSVRP from the coding sequence ATGAAAAATATTCGTAAGTTCATCGTTTTATTACTCGTACTTATTACTTTTACTGCGTGTGGTAATAGTGATAATGGGAATAACGAAATACCAAAAGTTGCATTATTAATTGGAAACAGAGGCGATATGTCATTTAACGATAGCGCTGTACGTGGTGTTGAAAAAGCCGGTAAAGATTTTGAAGTTGATGTTAAAGTCATCGAATATGGACATGAAACTGATAAGTTTGAAACGACATTTGTTGATACTGCTGAAACTGGATATGACGTGATTATTACAGGGTCATCCTTTGTAGATTATATCGAAAATCATTCAGCTACGTATCCAAATACAACATTCATTATTTTTGATGGTGAAGTTGATTATACAAATGGTAAAAACAAGAATGTTAACAGCATTATTTATAGTGCGAATGAAGCATCCTATGTTGGTGGGTACTTATCTGCGAAATTAAGCGAAACTGGTGTTATTGGGTTCTTAGGTGGACAAGAGGCACCAATCATCAATGACTTCTTAGTAGGCTTTATACAAGGTGCTAAAGAAGCAAATCCAAATGTAAAAGTGGCTGTTTCTTTTGTAGGTAACTATAATGACTCCTCTAAAGGAAAAGAACTTTCACTTGCAATGCATAATCAAAAAGCTGACATGATCTTCAATGTTGCTGGTGGTGCAGGTGTAGGACTTATTGAAGCTGCGGACGAAAGTAAATTCTATGTATTGGGTGTAGATTCTGATCAAGCGATGATCTATGATGCATCGGGTAAGCTTAACTTTGCGAAAGTTATTCCAACTTCTGTTATGAAAAATGTGGATGAATCACTGTATCGCGCGATTGATCTATATTTGAAGAAAGAACTTAACATTGGTGGAAAAGACACATTAGGACTTAAAGAAAATGGTGTTGGAATTGCCGAAAACAAATACTATGAAGAAATGGTATCACAAGAGTTAAGAGATGAAGTAAAAGCACTACTTGGTAGAATTACAAGTGGGGAAATTAAAGTAGACACTGCATACGGAAAGACTACCGATGAAATCACAACGATTCGAGATTCCGTAAGACCGTAA
- a CDS encoding ABC transporter ATP-binding protein, with protein MSDEILKMEGITKVYPNGVVANQDVNFSAHRGEIHALMGENGAGKSTLMKILFGMESHEAGQIYLNNQPVNIDSPLKAIELGIGMVHQHFMLVDHLSVLENIVLGMEPRKGIRIDWDKARSIVEEASKKYNFNIKPDQLIVDLNVSQKQKVEILKVLIRGANVLIMDEPTAVLTPQETEELFAQLIELKKSGHTILFISHKLKEIKEICDRITIMRSGKEVGVYHVKDVTTSDISRLMIGRDVINAINKPEAKRGYTTLDVKNLKVVSIDQKIVVNDVSFCVKKGEILGIAAIEGNGQRELIDAITGLGGYDSGDIYIENKECANNNPTLDRRKRGLVHIPEDRFTFGVMADESIRDNLISNRYNLKEYNSGLSLNMKKINALTSDLIKEFEIKTDSPLSPVRMLSGGNIQKVVAAREMSVDMSILVADQPTRGIDVGTASFIHNSIVKLRDSGVAVLLSSADINEVLELSDSLIVMYNGEITGYFKNAQNVSEEELGLYMLGLKVMKKEEIEGEMYG; from the coding sequence ATGAGTGATGAAATTCTAAAAATGGAAGGTATAACAAAAGTATATCCCAATGGCGTTGTTGCAAATCAAGACGTTAATTTCTCAGCCCATCGCGGTGAAATTCATGCATTGATGGGTGAAAATGGTGCAGGTAAATCAACACTGATGAAAATCTTGTTTGGCATGGAATCTCATGAAGCTGGACAAATTTATTTAAACAATCAACCTGTTAACATTGATTCACCGCTAAAAGCAATTGAACTAGGAATTGGGATGGTTCATCAACACTTTATGCTTGTTGATCATTTAAGTGTGCTTGAAAATATCGTGCTCGGTATGGAACCAAGGAAGGGAATCCGAATTGATTGGGATAAAGCGCGTTCAATCGTTGAAGAAGCATCAAAAAAATATAACTTTAACATTAAACCAGACCAACTTATTGTTGATTTAAATGTAAGTCAAAAACAAAAAGTTGAAATCCTAAAAGTCTTAATTAGAGGCGCAAATGTTCTAATCATGGATGAGCCTACTGCGGTATTAACACCTCAAGAAACTGAAGAACTGTTTGCACAATTGATTGAACTTAAAAAATCAGGTCATACAATTTTATTCATCTCTCATAAGCTCAAAGAGATTAAAGAAATTTGTGATCGAATTACTATTATGAGATCTGGAAAAGAAGTTGGTGTCTATCATGTTAAGGATGTTACGACCTCAGACATCTCTCGATTAATGATTGGACGCGATGTCATCAACGCCATAAACAAGCCTGAGGCAAAACGTGGGTATACGACATTAGATGTTAAGAACCTAAAGGTAGTGAGTATCGATCAAAAAATTGTTGTGAATGATGTATCCTTTTGCGTAAAAAAAGGTGAAATCTTGGGAATTGCTGCGATTGAAGGGAATGGACAACGCGAATTGATTGATGCAATCACAGGACTGGGTGGTTATGATTCAGGTGATATTTATATTGAAAATAAAGAATGTGCAAATAATAATCCCACATTAGATCGTCGTAAACGGGGCCTTGTACACATTCCAGAAGATCGCTTTACATTTGGCGTTATGGCAGATGAAAGCATTCGAGACAACCTTATTTCAAATCGATATAACTTAAAAGAATACAACAGTGGCTTATCTTTGAATATGAAAAAGATAAATGCTTTAACCAGTGATTTAATCAAGGAATTTGAAATAAAAACAGACAGTCCTCTATCACCAGTACGGATGTTGTCGGGGGGGAACATTCAAAAAGTTGTTGCTGCGCGTGAAATGAGTGTTGACATGTCAATTCTTGTTGCAGACCAGCCAACGCGTGGTATTGATGTAGGAACTGCATCCTTTATCCATAACAGTATCGTGAAACTTCGTGATTCAGGCGTAGCTGTGTTACTGTCTTCTGCAGACATTAATGAAGTGCTAGAGCTCTCAGACTCACTCATCGTCATGTATAACGGGGAAATCACAGGGTACTTTAAAAATGCCCAAAATGTCTCAGAAGAAGAGTTGGGATTATATATGTTAGGACTTAAGGTTATGAAGAAAGAAGAAATCGAGGGGGAAATGTATGGCTAA
- a CDS encoding ABC transporter permease, which translates to MAKEKTNKSKVLKLEALFEVLRTLVAIGLSMLLIIIIVAIVSDNPLEAIKNLLLGPLSSFRRFGNVVELMIPLTFTGLAISIVLKSKRFNLVSDSAFFLGGMVATIIGIFSPLPAIPTLILALIAAFLAGGLVGSVPALLNSKFGSNELVTSLMLNYVVSFFVKYLFNYKVRDTSKQAMQSLPLKPGVDLPIIIPGTRIHVGIIILIALVLISGFVIYRTRWGYALRATGSNENFARYSGMKIGSIVVLAQVVGTGIAGLGGAVELIGIHKTFKWLESPGYGFDGVIISTLARGNPYNVPLAAFFLAYVRVGADILNRSSDLPAEIISVVQASIILLIAAQAFLAKFKHRLIVKRTGALETQEGGQH; encoded by the coding sequence ATGGCTAAAGAGAAGACAAACAAATCAAAAGTGTTAAAACTTGAAGCACTCTTTGAAGTTCTTCGAACATTAGTAGCAATTGGATTATCCATGCTCCTAATCATTATCATTGTTGCGATTGTAAGTGACAATCCATTAGAAGCAATCAAAAACCTATTGCTTGGACCATTATCTTCATTTAGAAGATTTGGAAATGTTGTTGAGTTAATGATTCCATTAACCTTCACAGGGTTGGCAATATCCATCGTATTAAAGTCAAAACGCTTTAATTTAGTATCAGACAGTGCCTTCTTTTTAGGAGGGATGGTAGCGACTATTATTGGTATATTCAGTCCGCTTCCAGCAATTCCAACCCTCATTTTAGCACTCATTGCTGCGTTTCTTGCAGGAGGATTAGTGGGAAGTGTACCTGCACTCTTAAATAGTAAATTTGGTTCAAACGAACTTGTAACATCGTTAATGCTAAATTACGTTGTCTCATTTTTTGTTAAGTATTTATTTAACTATAAAGTACGAGATACCAGTAAACAAGCGATGCAATCCTTACCGCTGAAACCAGGTGTAGACTTACCCATCATCATTCCAGGAACACGGATTCACGTGGGGATTATTATACTCATTGCATTAGTGCTTATTTCAGGGTTTGTAATTTATCGAACACGGTGGGGTTATGCACTAAGAGCGACAGGTTCCAATGAAAACTTTGCACGTTATAGCGGTATGAAGATTGGTTCAATCGTAGTATTAGCTCAAGTAGTCGGAACAGGGATTGCTGGATTAGGTGGTGCTGTTGAGTTAATTGGTATTCACAAGACATTCAAGTGGCTTGAGTCACCAGGATATGGGTTTGATGGCGTTATTATTTCTACCTTAGCGCGCGGCAATCCATACAACGTTCCATTAGCAGCATTCTTCTTAGCATACGTACGTGTTGGTGCGGATATCTTGAATCGTTCTTCGGATTTACCAGCAGAAATTATTTCCGTAGTACAAGCTTCAATTATTCTATTGATTGCAGCGCAAGCATTCCTTGCTAAATTCAAACACCGCTTAATTGTTAAACGTACCGGTGCACTTGAAACTCAAGAAGGAGGTCAACACTAA
- a CDS encoding ABC transporter permease: MKMLIDIIFTEQFFSGVLRLMTPIIFASLAALMSKRAGITNMAIEGTMLFAALFAVIGSALTQSVIVGVLSAIAVAVVISMTLAYFKINMKTDELLVAIALNLLATGATIFVLYLVSGERGTSAALDSLVVPRLIIPGLMEIPILGNMILGHNILVYVALLSVAVVNYILFKTPLGLRIRAVGGNPDAAVSVGVSVVKTQYIALIISGLFSGLGGAFMSMGYMTVFTRNMTAGRGYIGLAAANIGNQSPVGALLASLLFGIFDALGNNMQTLKIPVEFIYMIPYVATIVAYSIASYRVKTEKERIAKKLLKLDEGSTNT; encoded by the coding sequence ATGAAAATGTTAATCGACATTATTTTTACAGAACAATTCTTCTCAGGGGTTTTACGTTTAATGACTCCAATTATATTTGCTTCACTCGCTGCATTGATGTCAAAACGTGCGGGAATCACAAATATGGCAATTGAAGGAACAATGCTCTTTGCAGCACTCTTTGCTGTTATTGGATCGGCATTAACCCAAAGTGTTATCGTCGGTGTGCTCAGCGCAATCGCAGTTGCAGTGGTCATTTCGATGACACTTGCATATTTTAAAATCAATATGAAAACAGATGAACTACTCGTCGCCATTGCACTTAATTTGCTCGCAACAGGGGCAACAATCTTTGTACTATATCTTGTCTCAGGCGAACGCGGAACTTCAGCTGCACTGGATAGTTTGGTTGTACCACGACTCATTATTCCAGGTCTTATGGAGATTCCAATCCTTGGGAATATGATCCTTGGACACAATATTCTTGTTTATGTGGCATTGTTATCGGTTGCGGTTGTCAATTACATTCTCTTTAAAACACCATTAGGACTTAGAATCCGTGCTGTTGGAGGGAATCCTGATGCAGCGGTATCTGTAGGGGTATCTGTAGTTAAAACACAATACATTGCTTTAATTATTAGTGGTCTCTTCTCAGGTCTTGGCGGAGCATTTATGTCCATGGGATATATGACCGTATTTACACGAAATATGACAGCAGGTCGTGGTTATATCGGACTTGCTGCTGCAAACATTGGGAACCAATCACCGGTCGGAGCGCTTCTTGCTTCGTTGTTATTTGGTATCTTTGATGCACTGGGTAATAATATGCAGACGCTTAAAATTCCCGTTGAATTCATCTACATGATTCCTTATGTAGCAACCATCGTCGCCTATTCAATCGCATCCTATCGTGTGAAGACAGAAAAAGAACGTATTGCGAAAAAACTTCTCAAACTTGATGAGGGTTCGACCAATACATGA